The following is a genomic window from Hallerella porci.
AGCAGAATGCAGCTGATTGCTCGAAAATTCGGGAGCGGTGCAGCCTTCAAGGTAGCTCACGCTTGCATCTTGATCCGCGATGATAAGAGTCCGTTCAAATTGACCCGCTTCTTTGTTGTTAATGCGGAAGTAGGTCGAAAGATCCATCGGGCACTTGACTCCAGGCGGAATATACACAAAGCTTCCGTCGCCGAAAACGGCGCTGTTGAGTGCTGCAAAATAATTATCGCCCGCGGGGACGACGCTTCCCATATATTGTTCGATGAGCTCGGGATATTCTTGAATCGCATCGGAAATGGAGCAGAAGAGAATTCCCATTTCCATGAGTTTTTTCTTGTGGCTTGTATAAATGCTAACGCTATCGAAAACCGCATCGACGGCGACATTCGCAAGGCGCTTTTGTTCGTCCAAAGGAATGCCTAATTTGTCGAAAGTTTCGAGAAGTTCTGGGTCGACATCGGCGATGGAATCGTGCGATTTCTTTGTCTTCGGTGCAGAATAGTAAACGATGTCTTGCAAATTGACGGGGGCGAATTTGAGTTCGGCCCAACGCGGTTCTTGCATTTGTAATAATTTTTCGTAGGCATTTAACCGAAACTTGAGCATAAATTCGGGTTCTTTCCGAATTTTGGATGCGCGGCGGATAATGTCTTCGTTTAATCCTTTTTCAAAGGAATCGTTTTCGATGGGAGTCACAAAGCCGTATTTATACGGCTCTCTGTAAGCTTCGGCTTCTGCGGACATTTTATGTCTCCGGAGTCTGGGCGGCTAAGGCGTCGGTAAAGGTATCTTCTGGGACGACATTCAAATTGTAATAAACATTGTCGCGAAGTTGATCTTCGATGTAATAGAGA
Proteins encoded in this region:
- the sufB gene encoding Fe-S cluster assembly protein SufB, with product MSAEAEAYREPYKYGFVTPIENDSFEKGLNEDIIRRASKIRKEPEFMLKFRLNAYEKLLQMQEPRWAELKFAPVNLQDIVYYSAPKTKKSHDSIADVDPELLETFDKLGIPLDEQKRLANVAVDAVFDSVSIYTSHKKKLMEMGILFCSISDAIQEYPELIEQYMGSVVPAGDNYFAALNSAVFGDGSFVYIPPGVKCPMDLSTYFRINNKEAGQFERTLIIADQDASVSYLEGCTAPEFSSNQLHSAIVELIALDNASIKYSTVQNWYAGDRETGKGGVYNFVTKRGKCAGKNSHISWTQVETGSAITWKYPSCILQGDDSRCEFYSVALTNGKMQADTGTKMIHLGKNTKSTIISKGISADESSNAYRGLVDIHKSATGSRNYTECDNMLVGNRSAAHTFPYISVANKSSSTEHEASTSRISEDQLFYFESRGIRREDAIQALVGGFCKDVFKELPGEFATEAKQLLTLKLEHSVG